The following nucleotide sequence is from Drosophila kikkawai strain 14028-0561.14 chromosome 2L, DkikHiC1v2, whole genome shotgun sequence.
tgtataaaatattgtaGCTTaataaaacagaaagaaacaaagttgaaatgaaagaaaaaaccCGAAAATATTGTTGACCTTGTtatttaaaaggaattttttaTAGGTCAAATGTAAGTTTTGCTCTAATTCAAAAAGTAGTTCTGAGTGAGTTTCttaatatgatttttaaaatatttttgagtttttttctggtttttaaaattatttattttttattttaaaatatttctctgcATGTTTGCTTGGCTTATTAATtcaaggaaatattttatgagtCTTCCTTCGACATAAATTGGATTGTGCTTTAGTTGTctttgtttgctgtttgtttcttgttaattttaatgtttgtttattaatcataatttattattatttatctgcattaatttttgtttttgctttgctGCTTTCTTAGGACAAACTAACATGAATTGCTGGAATGCGCAAAATATACCTCCAATCAAAACGGAACCCAGAGGTgagtaattattattataagaactattaaatattataaaaaaaagttgtttcctatatattatttatatcaaGAGAGCCagtaaatattgatttatcgATACATATGATAAATTGTtattatatttgatatatcgTATCTTTTATTGTAAAAGAAACTGAGCCAAAAAGCCTAAAATACCTGAAAATATTTCTGGATATTACATATTTCGATATATgaaacataataatattttccataCAATATTGAGTGTAATATATCTCCAATTGATATCCAATCTCCCCTAAGATACCTCACCGCAGCCTTTCGGCCTGTCATATCGAGCTCCGCCCGAGCTCACGCCATCGCCGCAGCCGCTGTCGCCGTCTAGCAACTACAACCACAACAGCACGCCCTCGCCCTACAACATGGCCTCCTCGGTCACGCCCACCAacaaccagcagcaacagcagctaaTGTCGCCCAATcatccccagcagcagcaacaacagcagcagcatcagcaattTGGGACAGATCTGGGAAACAATTACAATCCATTTACTCAGCAAGCACTCgcacaacagcaacaccagcagcagcaacagcaacaccagcagcaacagcaacatcagcagcagcagcaacatcaacagcagcagcaacagcaactgcaaTTCCATGCCAATCCCTTTGGAAatccaggtggcagccactgGGAGAGCAAGTTCTCGGCGGCAGccgtggcagcagcagccgcagtgGCAGCGGGAGCAACGAATGCCAACGGCAATACAAACAATAGCAACAATCTCTGTAATCTCAACAATCCTTTCACCATGCACAACTTGCTCACGTCGGGTGCAGGTCCCGGCACTGGCAGCAATCTGCAATGGAACCTAAGCACAAATCATCTGGTGGGTTAAGCAAATATCCCAGAAATTATCAAACAAATATCCTAAAACTTGTATCAAATTCATTTTGCAGCATAATCAGCACacgctccagcagcagcagcaactgcaacagcagcagcagcaacatgtcCCGCCCATGCATCAGTATGATAATAATGCACCCAGTAACAATAATCCCAACAAcgccaacaataacaataataataataacaacaataatggGAATAATGGGGGCAGCCAGGCGGATAATGGTCCCACGATCAGCAATCTGCTCAGCTTCGACAGCGAGCAGCTGGTGCGGATCAACTCAGAGGATCAGCAGATACTGCGCCTCAACTCCGAAGATCTGCAGATATCCAACCTATCCATATCTACGTAATACCTTATCGAAACGAACCAATCACCGATGCACAGAGCACAAATATAAGAAGAAGGAGGCCGtaggaggatgatgatgatatagCATTAAACCTAATCGACCTGGTCGTCGTCATAATTGATTGTTTTAGTGTTGTAATAACTAGTTTTAATGCAAAAAATGTGTGTTTTGTAGGATataataatgttttttaaatatgaataaattaatCGTTTTAGCAGTAtgaaaagcaaagaaaagagTTGTTGTTGGAGCTTATagaagtttattatataattattatttgttgtttttggttctTAATAggatgaatataaatataattgttttaaattctaataagTGATCTACTAGAAGGTGAAGTGAAgtgtaaaatgtttataattatcGCTTGATGACCTACACACAATTTTAATGTTTCATTTATAGTTGAAATTCAGATCTGGGTAGTTGCTATATTGGagttaaaagttaaaatgaattttcagAACATTGCGTTTGTTACTTTAGTGGATCTATGTATACTTAATTTGGTAAGATATATTGTGTTTTCACACACAtgggtaataaataaatttattttttagctcGAAGGTCGTGGACTAGATTTTACTAATGTAAAATGTACTTCTCTGGATAAAACATTCTCTGACTTTGGTTATTGCTATTTGAAAGCGGAGAACCGCACGTATAAGCACTTGTCCCTCAGGGTTATTCTTTACAAACCACCAGTTAATCAATTTAAGGTGCGTCTGAgctacaatttattttttaatatttttttatacccttgcagggtattataatttcagtcagaagtttgcaacgcagtgaaggagacgtttccgaccctataaagtatatatattcttgatcagcatcaacagccgagtcgatatagccatgtccgtctgtccgtctgtccatctgtccgtctgtccgtctgtccgtctgtctgtttctacgcaaactagtccctcagttttaaagctatctgaatgaaactttgcatatagtcttctatatactctcactgctatatatgtcggaacgggccggatcggacgactatatcatatagctgccatacaaatgttcgataaatttttcgaaaaaaaattataactttgctgttttttaacatttttgcaccattttttagatatggccattctatattatttctgaattttggtaaaaattttatgaaaatcggacgactatatcttatagctgccatagaaacgatcgggaaattaataggaaacaaattataacttcgttgtttttcaacgtattttcatctactctgagatataagcttattttattattgtagaattttggtataaatttcatgaaaatcggacaactatatcatatagcggccataggagcgatcggtagatgtagagaaaatgtaaaggtgtgaatgtaaaactgtaactgtcaaactgtaaacattataagtatagttgaaatgtaatgaaataatatctgcaagggtatacaaacttcggcgtgccgaagttagcttcctttcttgttttaaattgatttttgctACTTTTTACTATAGGTAAATCTCGCTCTATATAAGCGTTCCAATGGTTTGAGTCCGGTGAGCTTTAACTTGACCGTTGATGGATGCAAAATGATATCTGGTCACCAAAGTCCCTGGGTTAACTTTCTTTTCAGCCTTTTTACTGAGCACTCGAACATTAATCATTCGTGTCCTTATAATGTGAGCCTCTTATTGTcgtatatttacttttttttttaatattaaacaataattacCTCGTGATTCTTACATTCTAGCATGATATAATTGTGGACAAGCTGCCAGCTCATTTTATTCTTCAAAAGTTTACCTCATTTCTACCATTTCCTGAGGGCGATTATGTTTTTTCCAGCAATTGGATTGCTTACGGCATTAATCGTGCCAATGTAAGGGTGCACATctcgtatacgtaatatttgtaaaagatgtttgttaaaatataaataaatattgttgaaTATTagatttttactttaaaatatggaaaagtagtaatgaatatttatttttaagtactttttcgactgctttattttatttttggatttcattaacaaagattttaaatgcaaCTTCAACTAATAGACAAAAAGATAAACGCAGTATTAACcaaattaaactaaaactaaataaacgCAAGGCTCATATCTTAACCAGACCTTTCTTGACTTTGGCTTTTCTTGTCATCCTTTACATAATTATTATCGGCCTGGAAATCAATCTCGATGTGTGAACGGGAAAAGAGTTGCTTTAAACGAGTAACAGCCACTGGAATCAAAGGCGATGCCATTGGTGGCGGTGTTCCAGGGAGCATGTAGTGGGCCACAAAGTGGAGCATCCGATAGGTGGCATGCTGATAATCCTGGCTGTGGGCAAAGCACTGACGGATCCTTTGACCCAAAGTGGCGGCCAAGCAATTCTGCAGATTGACCAATTGCTCATCTTTTTCCTGAATCGTAGTTTCTAGCTGTAAGGTGTGTTCGAGCAGTTTGCTAaacgaaaataattttaattttagtatttcctaaattatttataaatacttaaGACCCACCTGTACGTCTCATCCGATGCTTCCTTGAGATTTTTCAACTTTTCTGTACTCTCGCGTAGCTCTTCAAACAAATCTTGCTTAAAGATCGCATCAGTTAGGAGCAATTCAACCTGCTGGTTTAGCTCATCTCGGATTCGTTGGCTCTCCTGAAAATCGTTTTGGAGGCGGGTCAGCTGCCCCATCTGCTCCCGCTGCTGATTCTGTAACTGAAAGAGCTCGCTTTTCAGAGATTTTTGCAACTCCTCCAAGTTTTCAATGTCTTTATTCTTGGCGGCTACCTCCTCAGCTAGCTTTTCCTTGTCGGTCCTTACCTCCACCAACACTAGGCTGAGATCCTCATAGGAGAGCTTAATCTGGGCATTGTCCCGATAAGATTGACGTAGCTGATCATTAAGAGTGCCGTTGCGACGCTGTTCCACACAGAAAAGCGAATTGAAAACGTGTAACTGATTGCGATTCTTAACGAGCTGAGAAGGTATAGACATAAATGAGGCATATGGAAATTTTcctacaatttaaattaaactcaCACTCTTCTTAAAGTCATCCACCTGATCGGTGAGCTGTCGCACCTCCTGACGACGCTTGCGCCAGGCATGCAGCATAATGGTGTTAAAGATCCTCAGGCTGGCCACACGTGCGTCCTGATCCGGGCCAACCAGGAAACTTACCTGCCCGTCGCCTGCCTTTATAAGAGTATCTGCATCCTGCAGCGTTAGCTTGCCCAGATCGGCCTCCAATTCCTCGACTGCTTTTCCCAAAGGCGGCTGTTCTGTGATCACTTTTCTTGGCGACGGCACATGGGCCACCAGCTGATAGTTTCCCGTGCGACGCGCCTCCTTGAAATCCATTTGGGACACCGACTTGCGGACCCGAAAGTTGATCAACGAAGCCGTATTTTGGCGTTTGAGGGTCAAGTATGGTGTCAGGGAGCTGGGCTCGCGGGTCAAACTGGCCTTCGGCAACTTGGCCACTGTGTACGTGGACTGCTCCGAACTGCTGGCACTGGTAGCCAGTGAGTTATCCGAGGACGAGGGTGTTAGGAGCCCCGTCTTGGACATTTTGTCCAGCTGCTGCTTATTGATTTCTTTATTGGCAAAGCTACAAAGGTAAAAtagaaccaaaaaaaaagcttaaaagtTGTATATACTTGTACTAAATAAGGTTAagaatgttttttaatattttttgtatagatCCTAACTCACCCTATATTTTTCTTGAGATTACGTTGTCCATAGCTATGGCGTTTCTTCAACTGGCTAGCGGTGAGCGTCTTGGAATAAAGAGCCCTGGGAGAAGCCTTCTGCTGGATTGAGGTGAACCCAGATGGATTGTTTTGGCGAATACGTGGACTCTTGGGCCACATATTGTtctaattatataatatttatcaaaCTTGAAAAGGCACTGAGAATGCTGATgcaattataacttttttatattttgttcaaaaCGTATTGAAGTCAGACACACAACTAAATTGTGATCAGGAAAATATTGGGTAGCTCGAAGTCGAAAAGGAAGCCTACTAAGAAAAAATGTAACTGTTATGGTTTCCATTTTAATCTCTAAGTTTAAACAAGGTTTTTAACACTTATCCACATAATTACACAAGTCCCATTGAAAATTTCCCATTAAACTGTTTACTCTCCAGACGTGGGACACATTTATTTGAAATCTTTTCAATTGGCAAATGACAAATTTGGGACCATCGAATAAACAGCAAGTTCAAAGCGGCGGAGATATCCTGCTGTGCGACTTCCCGCCCTCCTTCCCCTTGGTTCAGCCAGCACATCCGGCCAGGTTCTCACACATCGTAAGTAACTCGATGCGGTGGCAGCATCcgctttctttctttcccaTTTTGCGGCACATTTTTCCCTGGGGCCCAATTTCCGCTAGATTGGGCGCCAAATGTGCGTTCGAATGCCGGTCCCCACCAACTTTGTGTGTTGTGGCTGTGAAAAAGCTCTCTGCCGCCATGAAATTCACCACACTAGGGGCACTTGGAAAAACAAATCtgaatttatattaagaaatacCCATTGATTTAATATAaccatattttttgaaaatttattcacttttttagtgtttttctttaaaataatttatttatttttacatttaaaagaaaacattggaataaatatttaattttattaagttttatttcattctcttctgaatttaaaaatatccttaatctattttaatataatttattaaataattaaattattggtTTCTAATTCTAATTTTTTCTGAGTGTGCTTGTGCGTGTGCGCAAGCAGCGAAAGCTCTCCCCTAGCTCAGTCGGCGTCGCTGCTTTCGAATGGCCGGCCCTAGGACAACTTTTccttctgtttttgttgtttttaattgttggGGTGTGTGGGGTGGTAGTGGGAGGGTGAACGACCACTCTGTGTGGTGGCCAAAAGGCGCTGGCGGCTTCATTAACGTTTCGTCGCTGCTGGCAAACGGTTCTTCGCCTCCGCGGCAACACACCGACTCATTTAGTagcgaaaattttaaaatttaaagttcgaaaaacgtaacggcaaaattgaaattaattcgAAATTGATCGCCACGcgattgattaattaattaacatatAAAAGCGAGTGTTAAAAGTGTTTAAATCAATTCGAAATATGCCCACAAAACggctaattaattaatttacgtATAAAATCGACTCGTTAaaagtttgtgtgtgtgttgtgttccAGTGCGATTACGAAAATTCAAAAACGAACagtaaaaatcgaaaaaaagaaaattcaaaataaaacactTTTGAATTATTGGCTGGAAATTCTGATTTAGGTGAGTTCTGGACTCCGGCCATAAATAACGGCAGACCTCAGGCGAAATTACAAAATTCCAATTTGTGTTTGTAAATATATCTGTTGCGTATTCAACGAACTCTCTTCGAGCCTAATAAGCCAGCGAAAGAACATCAATGAAATTGGGTTTCTCCCAGCGgatcaattaaatattaaacaggTGTCTTAATCACCAGCTCTGACGGCGATCTCGATTCGCAGATGCTTACGTCTTGGGGAAAAAGTTACTAATGCACATTAAATCATCCCTTGATCTAACCCATTCGCTAACCAAATTAACGTCACATAGAGagggacgacgacgacgccccCGGATGACCTGTTTTGTGGCTAAGACTGGAATGCTGCTACGTACTATATCAAAGCCCCATCAAATGACACTGACGTGTTAACTGAATTCAAAGTGACTGCCATCGGCGTGCGCCTTGCTTTCCGAGAATTCGTGTGGCTTATTATATAGAATTGTGTTTAAATCCGTCATTATTCCTGGAAAGTAAATGCATTAATTAAGCAGGGTAAAAAGTGACCAAGTTAACAATTTGCAACTATGACACTTAAATGTGTACTAATAAAGTTCATGGAAAGCATTATGCagcattaattaaaatataaattaattaaatataaatcaatcaaatgTAATTCAATTGTGTATATAATTATGCTGCTTTGTAAGCCAAATCACAGGGTAAGATAGGGTCaatgctttaaattaaatgagttatgattaatttatacatacataaatcatCAGTCCTTTAAAAGAGCACTTAAACTGTTTTAtaagggaaatattttttgtgtaagTTCAAGAATTTTTGTATGTTATTCTTTTGGGTCTTGTatcaatacaatttttaatatattcctCAAAATTGTTCCTCATTTAATAGAGTTTTCTTTGACGAAGAAActgttcaaatatattttcctgatATCGTATTGCAATTAGCTCAGCAAACATCATCTACCTACCGAGCTGACCTTTGATCAATTATTCCACATTCCTGCACAGAGAGCAAATGATAATAAAACTGTGCAATATTACTTGCAATTGAGGATTCGGATCCAGTTCCAGTTCTAGAGAATACCAGCCAATAAGAATGAGTCTTAATCCCCGCCCCTGAATTGCATTCACTTGGCGTCGAAAAGTGCTGTGACATTAATTAATTGACATTTGTTTGTGCTGCTCGCGTTgatattgttattgttattttttatctgCGGTCTGCCGTTGTTGCTGTTAATGATTTTCTATATGGCAAATGCAAGTCAAAAGCTGTGTCTATCTCCATTTGTGTCTGAGTTACCTGAACTTGCGAAATGATGGAGTCAGTGCCTCCAAGTCTTGGGCATCAGACAACCTTGATATGGTCACTAAAACGAAACGTAAACAAGCGAAAAAAAGtagaattttatattcttttacttaaaaaaaccGTTAAAAACACTAAgaaaattttcaatatatttttgtaataattttagaATGAGCTTAGATGTTAAAAtgtcataaatttaaatgttttaatagatagtaaaatataaaatacttgaCAACAGTttgttaaaaacaaatgtatttaaagagattttttatatattgaaaGAGTTGTTTTCTGTGTAAGAAATGCACCAAAGACCACATCATCCATAACAACACCTCTTTGTTGCATGCGGAACTCcaaatttttttctctttaacTCCACGACTGCAGTTACCAATTATGTAATGTTGCGATGCAAAGTGACTGGAAACTGGAATGGCAGAAACCGAAATTTTCCCACTCTCCCGAGACCAGACTTCATGATCGGCGAGCTCTCCTCTCGGGTCTCTCGGCTTTTCTGCTCTCAGCAGATTTCCGCATGGGCAAACACCCCATGATATAGTGTTGGTATCTTATATGAGCCCCAATTGAACACAATATTGTGTGTTTGGAGAGCCGCTGAAATTGCggatgtgtgtgagtgcgttCGACGGGTGATTCATACATGATTCGGGGAATCCAAAGCCAATCAAGTGCCGTAAACTCAAACCTAAAAAACGTAAAGCGAAAAACCAAGACAAGGCAGACGGACAGGTTTTTGTTTCACCTTCTCGTTTTATTTTAGTATGTCACGCCAAAAGTTTGGCCATTCCCCCAGCTTGTTTTCTTTACGCTCGATTAATTTTATCATTATAAATGAAAtcgtatttcaaaaggcttTAAA
It contains:
- the LOC108076851 gene encoding uncharacterized protein, yielding MNFQNIAFVTLVDLCILNLLEGRGLDFTNVKCTSLDKTFSDFGYCYLKAENRTYKHLSLRVILYKPPVNQFKVNLALYKRSNGLSPVSFNLTVDGCKMISGHQSPWVNFLFSLFTEHSNINHSCPYNHDIIVDKLPAHFILQKFTSFLPFPEGDYVFSSNWIAYGINRANVRVHISYT
- the LOC108076941 gene encoding dynactin subunit 1, which encodes MWPKSPRIRQNNPSGFTSIQQKASPRALYSKTLTASQLKKRHSYGQRNLKKNIGFANKEINKQQLDKMSKTGLLTPSSSDNSLATSASSSEQSTYTVAKLPKASLTREPSSLTPYLTLKRQNTASLINFRVRKSVSQMDFKEARRTGNYQLVAHVPSPRKVITEQPPLGKAVEELEADLGKLTLQDADTLIKAGDGQVSFLVGPDQDARVASLRIFNTIMLHAWRKRRQEVRQLTDQVDDFKKSLVKNRNQLHVFNSLFCVEQRRNGTLNDQLRQSYRDNAQIKLSYEDLSLVLVEVRTDKEKLAEEVAAKNKDIENLEELQKSLKSELFQLQNQQREQMGQLTRLQNDFQESQRIRDELNQQVELLLTDAIFKQDLFEELRESTEKLKNLKEASDETYSKLLEHTLQLETTIQEKDEQLVNLQNCLAATLGQRIRQCFAHSQDYQHATYRMLHFVAHYMLPGTPPPMASPLIPVAVTRLKQLFSRSHIEIDFQADNNYVKDDKKSQSQERSG